Proteins encoded in a region of the Anopheles aquasalis chromosome 2, idAnoAquaMG_Q_19, whole genome shotgun sequence genome:
- the LOC126571008 gene encoding sodium/potassium-transporting ATPase subunit alpha isoform X5 gives MPQTGRTDSYRVATVAPLKDDNRTADGQFKSRRKMPPKKKTDLDDLKQELDIDYHKIQPEELYQRLQTHPENGLSHAKAKENLERDGPNALTPPKQTPEWVKFCKNLFGGFALLLWIGAILCFIAYGIQASTVEEPADDNLYLGIVLAAVVIVTGIFSYYQESKSSKIMESFKNMVPQFATVLREGEKLTLRAEDLVIGDVVEVKFGDRIPADIRIIEARNFKVDNSSLTGESEPQSRGPDFTHENPLETKNLAFFSTNAVEGTAKGVVISCGDYTVMGRIAGLASGLDTGETPIAKEIHHFIHLITGVAVFLGVTFFVIAFILGYHWLDAVIFLIGIIVANVPEGLLATVTVCLTLTAKRMASKNCLVKNLEAVETLGSTSTICSDKTGTLTQNRMTVAHMWFDNQIIEADTTEDQSGVQYDRTSPGFKALSRIASLCNRAEFKGGQDGVPILKKEVSGDASEAALLKCMELALGDVLNIRKRNKKVCEIPFNSTNKYQVSIHETEDPSDPRYLLVMKGAPERILERCSTIFINGKEKLMDEEMKEAFNNAYLELGGLGERVLGFCDFLLPSDKYPVGFKFNSDEVNFQVENLRFVGLMSMIDPPRAAVPDAVAKCRSAGIKVIMVTGDHPITAKAIAKSVGIISEGNETVEDIAQRLNIPVSEVNPREAKAAVVHGSELRDLSSDQLDEILRYHTEIVFARTSPQQKLIIVEGCQRMGAIVAVTGDGVNDSPALKKADIGVAMGIAGSDVSKQAADMILLDDNFASIVTGVEEGRLIFDNLKKSIAYTLTSNIPEISPFLAFILCDIPLPLGTVTILCIDLGTDMVPAISLAYEAPESDIMKRRPRDPYRDNLVNRRLISMAYGQIGMIQAAAGFFVYFVIMAENGFLPLKLFGLRKSWDSKAINDLTDSYGQEWTYRDRKTLEFTCHTAFFVSIVVVQWADLIICKTRRNSIFHQGMRNWALNFGLVFETILAAILSYTPGMDKGLRMFPLKFVWWLPALPFSLSIFVYDEIRRFYLRRNPGGWLEQETYY, from the exons ACCGGTAGGACGGATTCGTACcgtgtggccacggtggccccGCTGAAGGATGACAACCGTACAGCCGACGGTCAGTTCAAG TCAAGACGCAAAATGCCGccaaagaagaaaaccgaTTTAGATGACTTGAAACAGGAGTTGGATATCGATTACCATAAGATCCAACCGGAAGAACTCTACCAGCGACTTCAGACACATCCGGAAAAT GGTCTCAGCCATGCGAAAGCCAAGGAGAATCTGGAACGAGATGGACCGAACGCTCTTACCCCTCCGAAACAGACGCCCGAATGGGTCAAGTTCTGTAAGAATCTCTTCGGCGGTttcgctctgctgctgtggatCGGTGCCATCCTGTGCTTCATCGCTTACGGTATCCAGGCCAGTACCGTCGAGGAACCGGCCGACGATAACCTGTATCTCGGTATCGTGCTGGCCGCTGTCGTGATAGTGACCGGTATCTTCTCGTACTACCAG GAATCGAAAAGTTCCAAGATTATGGAATCGTTCAAGAACATGGTCCCCCAGTTCGCTACTGTGCTGCGCGAGGGTGAGAAGCTGACGCTGCGTGCCGAAGATCTGGTCATCGGTGACGTCGTTGAGGTTAAGTTCGGCGATAGGATACCGGCTGATATCCGAATTATCGAAGCCCGTAACTTCAAG GTCGACAACTCTTCGCTGACTGGTGAATCGGAGCCCCAGTCCCGTGGACCGGACTTCACCCATGAGAACCCGCTGGAAACCAAGAACTTGGCCTTCTTCTCGACCAATGCTGTGGAAGGTACTGCGAAGGGTGTTGTCATTAGCTGCGGTGATTACACCGTGATGGGTCGTATCGCTGGTTTGGCGTCCGGTTTGGACACGGGCGAGACCCCGATTGCCAAGGAAATCCACCATTTCATCCACCTGATTACCGGTGTGGCCGTGTTCCTCGGTGTGACCTTCTTCGTCATTGCCTTCATCCTCGGCTACCACTGGCTCGATGCCGTCATCTTCCTGATCGGTATCATTGTCGCTAACGTACCGGAGGGTCTGCTGGCCACTGTCACTGTGTGCTTGACACTGACTGCTAAGCGTATGGCCTCGAAGAACTGCTTGGTGAAGAACTTGGAAGCTGTCGAAACGCTTGGATCAACCTCGACCATCTGCTCGGATAAGACCGGTACACTGACCCAGAACCGTATGACGGTCGCTCACATGTGGTTCGACAACCAGATCATTGAAGCCGATACCACGGAGGATCAGAGCGGTGTGCAGTACGATCGCACCAGCCCCGGATTCAAGGCCCTGTCCCGCATCGCTTCGCTGTGTAACCGCGCCGAGTTCAAGGGAGGTCAGGATGGTGTTCCAATTCTGAAGAAGGAAGTCAGCGGTGATGCTTCGGAGGCTGCGCTGCTCAAGTGTATGGAGCTGGCTCTCGGCGATGTATTGAACATCCGCAAGCGTAACAAGAAGGTGTGCGAGATTCCGTTCAACTCTACCAACAAGTACCAGGTGTCGATCCACGAGACGGAGGACCCGAGCGATCCGCGCTACCTGCTGGTGATGAAGGGTGCCCCCGAGCGTATTCTGGAGCGCTGCTCGACCATCTTTATCAACGGCAAGGAGAAGCTGATGGATGAGGAGATGAAGGAGGCGTTCAACAATGCGTACCTGGAGCTCGGCGGTCTCGGCGAGCGTGTGCTCGGTTTCTGCGACTTCCTGCTGCCGTCGGACAAGTATCCGGTTGGTTTCAAGTTCAACTCGGATGAGGTCAACTTCCAGGTGGAAAATCTCCGCTTCGTTGGTCTGATGTCGATGATTGATCCGCCGCGTGCCGCCGTACCCGATGCCGTGGCCAAGTGTCGTTCGGCCGGTATTAAAGTTATCATGGTTACCGGTGATCATCCGATCACTGCCAAGGCCATCGCCAAGTCTGTCGGTATCATCTCCGAGGGTAATGAAACGGTTGAGGACATTGCCCAGCGTCTGAACATCCCGGTATCGGAGGTGAACCCACGTGAGGCGAAGGCGGCTGTCGTGCACGGTTCGGAGCTGCGTGATCTTTCATCGGATCAGCTGGATGAGATTCTGCGTTACCACACGGAAATCGTGTTCGCACGTACCTCGCCCCAGCAGAAGCTGATTATCGTCGAGGGCTGTCAGCGAATGGGCGCCATTGTGGCTGTCACTGGTGACGGTGTCAACGATTCGCCTGCCCTGAAGAAGGCCGATATTGGTGTTGCTATGGGTATCGCTGGTTCGGATGTATCGAAACAG GCGGCTGACATGATTCTGCTCGACGACAACTTTGCCTCCATCGTTACCGGTGTAGAGGAGGGACGTCTGATTTTCGACAACTTGAAGAAATCGATCGCCTACACGCTGACGTCCAACATTCCGGAAATTTCGCCCTTCCTTGCGTTCATCCTGTGCGACATTCCGCTGCCACTTGGTACCGTTACGATTCTGTGTATCGATTTGGGCACGGACATG GTACCGGCCATTTCGCTCGCCTACGAAGCGCCAGAAAGTGACATTATGAAGCGCCGACCGAGAGATCCTTATCGTGACAACTTGGTCAACCGCAG ACTTATCTCGATGGCTTACGGTCAGATCGGTATGATCCAGGCGGCCGCCGGTTTCTTCGTGTACTTCGTCATCATGGCTGAGAACGGATTCCTGCCGCTGAAGCTGTTCGGTCTCCGCAAGAGCTGGGATTCGAAGGCCATCAACGATCTCACTGACTCGTACGGTCAGGAATGG ACTTACCGCGATCGCAAGACACTGGAGTTCACCTGCCACACTGCGTTCTTCGtctcaatcgtcgtcgtccagtgGGCCGATTTGATCATCTGTAAGACTCGCCGTAACTCGATTTTCCACCAGGGCATGAGAAACTGGGCCCTCAATTTCGGTCTCGTGTTCGAAACGATACTGGCTGCCATTCTGTCCTACACTCCCGGTATGGATAAGGGTCTGCGTATGTTCCCACTCAA GTTCGTCTGGTGGCTCCCAGCTTTGCCGTTCAGCTTGTCCATCTTCGTGTATGACGAAATTCGTCGTTTCTACCTGAGACGCAACCCAGGTGGCTGGCTAGAGCAAGAAACGTACTATTAG
- the LOC126571008 gene encoding sodium/potassium-transporting ATPase subunit alpha isoform X6, producing the protein MPPKKKTDLDDLKQELDIDYHKIQPEELYQRLQTHPENGLSHAKAKENLERDGPNALTPPKQTPEWVKFCKNLFGGFALLLWIGAILCFIAYGIQASTVEEPADDNLYLGIVLAAVVIVTGIFSYYQESKSSKIMESFKNMVPQFATVLREGEKLTLRAEDLVIGDVVEVKFGDRIPADIRIIEARNFKVDNSSLTGESEPQSRGPDFTHENPLETKNLAFFSTNAVEGTAKGVVISCGDYTVMGRIAGLASGLDTGETPIAKEIHHFIHLITGVAVFLGVTFFVIAFILGYHWLDAVIFLIGIIVANVPEGLLATVTVCLTLTAKRMASKNCLVKNLEAVETLGSTSTICSDKTGTLTQNRMTVAHMWFDNQIIEADTTEDQSGVQYDRTSPGFKALSRIASLCNRAEFKGGQDGVPILKKEVSGDASEAALLKCMELALGDVLNIRKRNKKVCEIPFNSTNKYQVSIHETEDPSDPRYLLVMKGAPERILERCSTIFINGKEKLMDEEMKEAFNNAYLELGGLGERVLGFCDFLLPSDKYPVGFKFNSDEVNFQVENLRFVGLMSMIDPPRAAVPDAVAKCRSAGIKVIMVTGDHPITAKAIAKSVGIISEGNETVEDIAQRLNIPVSEVNPREAKAAVVHGSELRDLSSDQLDEILRYHTEIVFARTSPQQKLIIVEGCQRMGAIVAVTGDGVNDSPALKKADIGVAMGIAGSDVSKQAADMILLDDNFASIVTGVEEGRLIFDNLKKSIAYTLTSNIPEISPFLAFILCDIPLPLGTVTILCIDLGTDMVPAISLAYEAPESDIMKRRPRDPYRDNLVNRRLISMAYGQIGMIQAAAGFFVYFVIMAENGFLPLKLFGLRKSWDSKAINDLTDSYGQEWTYRDRKTLEFTCHTAFFVSIVVVQWADLIICKTRRNSIFHQGMRNWALNFGLVFETILAAILSYTPGMDKGLRMFPLKFVWWLPALPFSLSIFVYDEIRRFYLRRNPGGWLEQETYY; encoded by the exons ATGCCGccaaagaagaaaaccgaTTTAGATGACTTGAAACAGGAGTTGGATATCGATTACCATAAGATCCAACCGGAAGAACTCTACCAGCGACTTCAGACACATCCGGAAAAT GGTCTCAGCCATGCGAAAGCCAAGGAGAATCTGGAACGAGATGGACCGAACGCTCTTACCCCTCCGAAACAGACGCCCGAATGGGTCAAGTTCTGTAAGAATCTCTTCGGCGGTttcgctctgctgctgtggatCGGTGCCATCCTGTGCTTCATCGCTTACGGTATCCAGGCCAGTACCGTCGAGGAACCGGCCGACGATAACCTGTATCTCGGTATCGTGCTGGCCGCTGTCGTGATAGTGACCGGTATCTTCTCGTACTACCAG GAATCGAAAAGTTCCAAGATTATGGAATCGTTCAAGAACATGGTCCCCCAGTTCGCTACTGTGCTGCGCGAGGGTGAGAAGCTGACGCTGCGTGCCGAAGATCTGGTCATCGGTGACGTCGTTGAGGTTAAGTTCGGCGATAGGATACCGGCTGATATCCGAATTATCGAAGCCCGTAACTTCAAG GTCGACAACTCTTCGCTGACTGGTGAATCGGAGCCCCAGTCCCGTGGACCGGACTTCACCCATGAGAACCCGCTGGAAACCAAGAACTTGGCCTTCTTCTCGACCAATGCTGTGGAAGGTACTGCGAAGGGTGTTGTCATTAGCTGCGGTGATTACACCGTGATGGGTCGTATCGCTGGTTTGGCGTCCGGTTTGGACACGGGCGAGACCCCGATTGCCAAGGAAATCCACCATTTCATCCACCTGATTACCGGTGTGGCCGTGTTCCTCGGTGTGACCTTCTTCGTCATTGCCTTCATCCTCGGCTACCACTGGCTCGATGCCGTCATCTTCCTGATCGGTATCATTGTCGCTAACGTACCGGAGGGTCTGCTGGCCACTGTCACTGTGTGCTTGACACTGACTGCTAAGCGTATGGCCTCGAAGAACTGCTTGGTGAAGAACTTGGAAGCTGTCGAAACGCTTGGATCAACCTCGACCATCTGCTCGGATAAGACCGGTACACTGACCCAGAACCGTATGACGGTCGCTCACATGTGGTTCGACAACCAGATCATTGAAGCCGATACCACGGAGGATCAGAGCGGTGTGCAGTACGATCGCACCAGCCCCGGATTCAAGGCCCTGTCCCGCATCGCTTCGCTGTGTAACCGCGCCGAGTTCAAGGGAGGTCAGGATGGTGTTCCAATTCTGAAGAAGGAAGTCAGCGGTGATGCTTCGGAGGCTGCGCTGCTCAAGTGTATGGAGCTGGCTCTCGGCGATGTATTGAACATCCGCAAGCGTAACAAGAAGGTGTGCGAGATTCCGTTCAACTCTACCAACAAGTACCAGGTGTCGATCCACGAGACGGAGGACCCGAGCGATCCGCGCTACCTGCTGGTGATGAAGGGTGCCCCCGAGCGTATTCTGGAGCGCTGCTCGACCATCTTTATCAACGGCAAGGAGAAGCTGATGGATGAGGAGATGAAGGAGGCGTTCAACAATGCGTACCTGGAGCTCGGCGGTCTCGGCGAGCGTGTGCTCGGTTTCTGCGACTTCCTGCTGCCGTCGGACAAGTATCCGGTTGGTTTCAAGTTCAACTCGGATGAGGTCAACTTCCAGGTGGAAAATCTCCGCTTCGTTGGTCTGATGTCGATGATTGATCCGCCGCGTGCCGCCGTACCCGATGCCGTGGCCAAGTGTCGTTCGGCCGGTATTAAAGTTATCATGGTTACCGGTGATCATCCGATCACTGCCAAGGCCATCGCCAAGTCTGTCGGTATCATCTCCGAGGGTAATGAAACGGTTGAGGACATTGCCCAGCGTCTGAACATCCCGGTATCGGAGGTGAACCCACGTGAGGCGAAGGCGGCTGTCGTGCACGGTTCGGAGCTGCGTGATCTTTCATCGGATCAGCTGGATGAGATTCTGCGTTACCACACGGAAATCGTGTTCGCACGTACCTCGCCCCAGCAGAAGCTGATTATCGTCGAGGGCTGTCAGCGAATGGGCGCCATTGTGGCTGTCACTGGTGACGGTGTCAACGATTCGCCTGCCCTGAAGAAGGCCGATATTGGTGTTGCTATGGGTATCGCTGGTTCGGATGTATCGAAACAG GCGGCTGACATGATTCTGCTCGACGACAACTTTGCCTCCATCGTTACCGGTGTAGAGGAGGGACGTCTGATTTTCGACAACTTGAAGAAATCGATCGCCTACACGCTGACGTCCAACATTCCGGAAATTTCGCCCTTCCTTGCGTTCATCCTGTGCGACATTCCGCTGCCACTTGGTACCGTTACGATTCTGTGTATCGATTTGGGCACGGACATG GTACCGGCCATTTCGCTCGCCTACGAAGCGCCAGAAAGTGACATTATGAAGCGCCGACCGAGAGATCCTTATCGTGACAACTTGGTCAACCGCAG ACTTATCTCGATGGCTTACGGTCAGATCGGTATGATCCAGGCGGCCGCCGGTTTCTTCGTGTACTTCGTCATCATGGCTGAGAACGGATTCCTGCCGCTGAAGCTGTTCGGTCTCCGCAAGAGCTGGGATTCGAAGGCCATCAACGATCTCACTGACTCGTACGGTCAGGAATGG ACTTACCGCGATCGCAAGACACTGGAGTTCACCTGCCACACTGCGTTCTTCGtctcaatcgtcgtcgtccagtgGGCCGATTTGATCATCTGTAAGACTCGCCGTAACTCGATTTTCCACCAGGGCATGAGAAACTGGGCCCTCAATTTCGGTCTCGTGTTCGAAACGATACTGGCTGCCATTCTGTCCTACACTCCCGGTATGGATAAGGGTCTGCGTATGTTCCCACTCAA GTTCGTCTGGTGGCTCCCAGCTTTGCCGTTCAGCTTGTCCATCTTCGTGTATGACGAAATTCGTCGTTTCTACCTGAGACGCAACCCAGGTGGCTGGCTAGAGCAAGAAACGTACTATTAG
- the LOC126571008 gene encoding sodium/potassium-transporting ATPase subunit alpha isoform X2, translated as MARSLEEETGRTDSYRVATVAPLKDDNRTADGQFKSRRKMPPKKKTDLDDLKQELDIDYHKIQPEELYQRLQTHPENGLSHAKAKENLERDGPNALTPPKQTPEWVKFCKNLFGGFALLLWIGAILCFIAYGIQASTVEEPADDNLYLGIVLAAVVIVTGIFSYYQESKSSKIMESFKNMVPQFATVLREGEKLTLRAEDLVIGDVVEVKFGDRIPADIRIIEARNFKVDNSSLTGESEPQSRGPDFTHENPLETKNLAFFSTNAVEGTAKGVVISCGDYTVMGRIAGLASGLDTGETPIAKEIHHFIHLITGVAVFLGVTFFVIAFILGYHWLDAVIFLIGIIVANVPEGLLATVTVCLTLTAKRMASKNCLVKNLEAVETLGSTSTICSDKTGTLTQNRMTVAHMWFDNQIIEADTTEDQSGVQYDRTSPGFKALSRIASLCNRAEFKGGQDGVPILKKEVSGDASEAALLKCMELALGDVLNIRKRNKKVCEIPFNSTNKYQVSIHETEDPSDPRYLLVMKGAPERILERCSTIFINGKEKLMDEEMKEAFNNAYLELGGLGERVLGFCDFLLPSDKYPVGFKFNSDEVNFQVENLRFVGLMSMIDPPRAAVPDAVAKCRSAGIKVIMVTGDHPITAKAIAKSVGIISEGNETVEDIAQRLNIPVSEVNPREAKAAVVHGSELRDLSSDQLDEILRYHTEIVFARTSPQQKLIIVEGCQRMGAIVAVTGDGVNDSPALKKADIGVAMGIAGSDVSKQAADMILLDDNFASIVTGVEEGRLIFDNLKKSIAYTLTSNIPEISPFLAFILCDIPLPLGTVTILCIDLGTDMVPAISLAYEHAESDIMKRPPRDPFNDKLVNERLISMAYGQIGMIQAAAGFFVYFVIMAENGFLPLKLFGLRKSWDSKAINDLTDSYGQEWTYRDRKTLEFTCHTAFFVSIVVVQWADLIICKTRRNSIFHQGMRNWALNFGLVFETILAAILSYTPGMDKGLRMFPLKFVWWLPALPFSLSIFVYDEIRRFYLRRNPGGWLEQETYY; from the exons ACCGGTAGGACGGATTCGTACcgtgtggccacggtggccccGCTGAAGGATGACAACCGTACAGCCGACGGTCAGTTCAAG TCAAGACGCAAAATGCCGccaaagaagaaaaccgaTTTAGATGACTTGAAACAGGAGTTGGATATCGATTACCATAAGATCCAACCGGAAGAACTCTACCAGCGACTTCAGACACATCCGGAAAAT GGTCTCAGCCATGCGAAAGCCAAGGAGAATCTGGAACGAGATGGACCGAACGCTCTTACCCCTCCGAAACAGACGCCCGAATGGGTCAAGTTCTGTAAGAATCTCTTCGGCGGTttcgctctgctgctgtggatCGGTGCCATCCTGTGCTTCATCGCTTACGGTATCCAGGCCAGTACCGTCGAGGAACCGGCCGACGATAACCTGTATCTCGGTATCGTGCTGGCCGCTGTCGTGATAGTGACCGGTATCTTCTCGTACTACCAG GAATCGAAAAGTTCCAAGATTATGGAATCGTTCAAGAACATGGTCCCCCAGTTCGCTACTGTGCTGCGCGAGGGTGAGAAGCTGACGCTGCGTGCCGAAGATCTGGTCATCGGTGACGTCGTTGAGGTTAAGTTCGGCGATAGGATACCGGCTGATATCCGAATTATCGAAGCCCGTAACTTCAAG GTCGACAACTCTTCGCTGACTGGTGAATCGGAGCCCCAGTCCCGTGGACCGGACTTCACCCATGAGAACCCGCTGGAAACCAAGAACTTGGCCTTCTTCTCGACCAATGCTGTGGAAGGTACTGCGAAGGGTGTTGTCATTAGCTGCGGTGATTACACCGTGATGGGTCGTATCGCTGGTTTGGCGTCCGGTTTGGACACGGGCGAGACCCCGATTGCCAAGGAAATCCACCATTTCATCCACCTGATTACCGGTGTGGCCGTGTTCCTCGGTGTGACCTTCTTCGTCATTGCCTTCATCCTCGGCTACCACTGGCTCGATGCCGTCATCTTCCTGATCGGTATCATTGTCGCTAACGTACCGGAGGGTCTGCTGGCCACTGTCACTGTGTGCTTGACACTGACTGCTAAGCGTATGGCCTCGAAGAACTGCTTGGTGAAGAACTTGGAAGCTGTCGAAACGCTTGGATCAACCTCGACCATCTGCTCGGATAAGACCGGTACACTGACCCAGAACCGTATGACGGTCGCTCACATGTGGTTCGACAACCAGATCATTGAAGCCGATACCACGGAGGATCAGAGCGGTGTGCAGTACGATCGCACCAGCCCCGGATTCAAGGCCCTGTCCCGCATCGCTTCGCTGTGTAACCGCGCCGAGTTCAAGGGAGGTCAGGATGGTGTTCCAATTCTGAAGAAGGAAGTCAGCGGTGATGCTTCGGAGGCTGCGCTGCTCAAGTGTATGGAGCTGGCTCTCGGCGATGTATTGAACATCCGCAAGCGTAACAAGAAGGTGTGCGAGATTCCGTTCAACTCTACCAACAAGTACCAGGTGTCGATCCACGAGACGGAGGACCCGAGCGATCCGCGCTACCTGCTGGTGATGAAGGGTGCCCCCGAGCGTATTCTGGAGCGCTGCTCGACCATCTTTATCAACGGCAAGGAGAAGCTGATGGATGAGGAGATGAAGGAGGCGTTCAACAATGCGTACCTGGAGCTCGGCGGTCTCGGCGAGCGTGTGCTCGGTTTCTGCGACTTCCTGCTGCCGTCGGACAAGTATCCGGTTGGTTTCAAGTTCAACTCGGATGAGGTCAACTTCCAGGTGGAAAATCTCCGCTTCGTTGGTCTGATGTCGATGATTGATCCGCCGCGTGCCGCCGTACCCGATGCCGTGGCCAAGTGTCGTTCGGCCGGTATTAAAGTTATCATGGTTACCGGTGATCATCCGATCACTGCCAAGGCCATCGCCAAGTCTGTCGGTATCATCTCCGAGGGTAATGAAACGGTTGAGGACATTGCCCAGCGTCTGAACATCCCGGTATCGGAGGTGAACCCACGTGAGGCGAAGGCGGCTGTCGTGCACGGTTCGGAGCTGCGTGATCTTTCATCGGATCAGCTGGATGAGATTCTGCGTTACCACACGGAAATCGTGTTCGCACGTACCTCGCCCCAGCAGAAGCTGATTATCGTCGAGGGCTGTCAGCGAATGGGCGCCATTGTGGCTGTCACTGGTGACGGTGTCAACGATTCGCCTGCCCTGAAGAAGGCCGATATTGGTGTTGCTATGGGTATCGCTGGTTCGGATGTATCGAAACAG GCGGCTGACATGATTCTGCTCGACGACAACTTTGCCTCCATCGTTACCGGTGTAGAGGAGGGACGTCTGATTTTCGACAACTTGAAGAAATCGATCGCCTACACGCTGACGTCCAACATTCCGGAAATTTCGCCCTTCCTTGCGTTCATCCTGTGCGACATTCCGCTGCCACTTGGTACCGTTACGATTCTGTGTATCGATTTGGGCACGGACATG GTTCCCGCCATTTCGCTGGCCTATGAACATGCAGAGTCCGATATCATGAAGCGACCGCCACGAGACCCCTTCAACGATAAACTCGTCAACGAGAG ACTTATCTCGATGGCTTACGGTCAGATCGGTATGATCCAGGCGGCCGCCGGTTTCTTCGTGTACTTCGTCATCATGGCTGAGAACGGATTCCTGCCGCTGAAGCTGTTCGGTCTCCGCAAGAGCTGGGATTCGAAGGCCATCAACGATCTCACTGACTCGTACGGTCAGGAATGG ACTTACCGCGATCGCAAGACACTGGAGTTCACCTGCCACACTGCGTTCTTCGtctcaatcgtcgtcgtccagtgGGCCGATTTGATCATCTGTAAGACTCGCCGTAACTCGATTTTCCACCAGGGCATGAGAAACTGGGCCCTCAATTTCGGTCTCGTGTTCGAAACGATACTGGCTGCCATTCTGTCCTACACTCCCGGTATGGATAAGGGTCTGCGTATGTTCCCACTCAA GTTCGTCTGGTGGCTCCCAGCTTTGCCGTTCAGCTTGTCCATCTTCGTGTATGACGAAATTCGTCGTTTCTACCTGAGACGCAACCCAGGTGGCTGGCTAGAGCAAGAAACGTACTATTAG